From one Haloferax marinisediminis genomic stretch:
- a CDS encoding DUF357 domain-containing protein — protein MSADLREKTNRYEQMLADALDEAVQAVPAETHLGNAAADCLEMAESYLDDGRHFKDGDDWVNALASFSYGYGWLDAGVRMGLFDIPDDSHLFTM, from the coding sequence ATGTCCGCCGACCTCCGAGAGAAGACGAATCGATACGAGCAGATGCTCGCCGACGCGCTCGACGAAGCAGTCCAAGCCGTTCCAGCAGAGACACACCTCGGGAACGCCGCGGCGGACTGTCTGGAGATGGCCGAGTCGTACCTCGACGATGGCCGCCACTTCAAGGACGGTGACGACTGGGTGAACGCGCTCGCTTCGTTCTCTTACGGGTACGGGTGGCTGGATGCCGGCGTTCGAATGGGTCTGTTCGATATTCCCGACGACTCGCATCTGTTTACGATGTGA
- a CDS encoding DUF7511 domain-containing protein produces the protein MGTESAHTPDKDSEVPVRPPLTSRIVTGTDGREECTIHPKDATPEELLTKWVSATGDSFVDLDEMR, from the coding sequence ATGGGAACCGAATCGGCACACACGCCGGACAAGGATTCCGAGGTTCCGGTCCGTCCGCCGCTCACGTCGCGTATCGTCACCGGAACCGATGGCCGAGAAGAGTGTACGATTCACCCGAAAGACGCGACGCCGGAAGAACTCCTCACGAAGTGGGTGAGTGCGACCGGTGACTCGTTCGTCGACCTCGACGAGATGCGATAA
- a CDS encoding halocyanin domain-containing protein — translation MTERFSRRTFLRATAGASGIALLAGCTGASAGSDDETGGDTDGSESPAPDREMPDFDGWFDRTRNYDGVHDKTGESEVTVAVGADGNGGGFAFGPAAIKVSPGTTVVWEWTGNGGTHNVLHREGEFESELTALEGTTFEHTFEETGEYRYVCVPHETLGMVGIVVVE, via the coding sequence ATGACAGAACGGTTCTCCCGGCGGACCTTCCTGCGTGCGACTGCAGGCGCTTCTGGAATCGCGCTCCTTGCTGGCTGTACTGGTGCATCGGCAGGAAGTGACGACGAAACTGGTGGTGACACAGACGGAAGCGAGTCGCCGGCACCCGACCGAGAGATGCCCGACTTCGACGGGTGGTTCGACCGAACCAGAAACTACGATGGCGTCCACGACAAGACGGGCGAGAGCGAGGTAACAGTCGCCGTCGGCGCCGACGGAAACGGCGGTGGGTTCGCGTTCGGCCCCGCCGCTATCAAGGTCTCACCCGGAACGACAGTCGTCTGGGAGTGGACGGGGAACGGAGGGACGCACAACGTCCTCCACCGCGAAGGAGAATTCGAGTCCGAACTCACCGCCTTGGAGGGTACCACGTTCGAACACACGTTCGAGGAGACTGGTGAGTATCGGTACGTGTGCGTTCCACACGAGACACTCGGAATGGTCGGTATCGTCGTCGTCGAATAG
- a CDS encoding Htur_1727 family rSAM-partnered candidate RiPP: MPTDDDPRSKPRIDGSRQWEVFFRENDADPMRHVGSVTAPSPDLATEQARTLFDFAASALWLCPADEIRRLGGNDLAAKGRTNSADDTDSEVTHG; encoded by the coding sequence ATGCCCACGGACGACGACCCGCGGAGCAAACCACGAATCGACGGAAGCCGCCAGTGGGAGGTATTCTTCCGTGAGAACGACGCCGACCCGATGCGACACGTCGGGAGCGTGACCGCACCATCTCCCGACCTCGCGACCGAACAGGCGCGGACCCTCTTCGACTTCGCGGCGTCAGCGTTGTGGCTCTGTCCGGCGGACGAAATCCGTCGCCTCGGCGGGAACGACCTCGCCGCGAAGGGTCGAACGAACTCTGCCGACGACACCGATAGCGAGGTGACGCACGGATGA
- a CDS encoding helix-turn-helix domain-containing protein, with product MTSAAGIRAELKVTGPSGCPVASVSENESSGYALSRSMAPNQDGAVTEEFVFDSEDGVSEEMERLFDYGDGSVYRFAREGGIGCPCEQIETFDCPVVDVQTRDGALFLTFHAPDVETLRDVVASLRESSGSVDVRRLLQSSSDESRDLVLVERGQLTDRQREVLEKAHEMGYFDHPRRANKGEVATELGITTSTFSEHLAMAQKKLMGAILQD from the coding sequence ATGACGAGCGCAGCGGGCATCAGAGCAGAGTTGAAAGTGACAGGGCCATCGGGCTGTCCCGTCGCATCTGTATCCGAAAACGAGAGCTCCGGATACGCGTTGTCGCGAAGCATGGCACCGAACCAAGACGGCGCAGTCACGGAGGAGTTCGTCTTCGACAGCGAGGATGGCGTCTCCGAGGAGATGGAACGACTGTTCGACTACGGAGATGGGAGCGTCTACCGATTCGCACGCGAAGGAGGAATCGGCTGTCCGTGCGAACAGATCGAGACGTTCGACTGTCCCGTCGTCGACGTGCAGACGCGCGATGGCGCACTGTTCTTGACGTTCCACGCACCGGATGTCGAGACGCTTCGAGACGTTGTCGCCTCGCTTCGGGAGTCGTCAGGATCTGTCGACGTTCGCCGACTCCTTCAGTCCTCGTCGGACGAGTCGCGTGACCTCGTGTTGGTCGAACGCGGCCAACTCACCGACCGGCAGCGCGAGGTCCTCGAGAAAGCACACGAGATGGGCTACTTCGACCACCCGCGCCGTGCGAACAAAGGCGAGGTTGCGACCGAACTCGGCATCACGACCTCGACGTTCTCCGAACACCTCGCGATGGCACAGAAGAAGCTCATGGGTGCCATTCTTCAAGACTAA
- a CDS encoding tubulin/FtsZ family protein: protein MKLALIGVGQAGGKVVDALIDYDRRTKSDYIVDTIAVNTARADLMGLRFVPEAHQVLVGTSRVKGHGVGADNELGAEVTAEDVGDILSKVDDLPVHEIDAFLIVAGLGGGTGSGGAPVIARELKHIYTEPVYGLGILPARNEGGIYTLNAARSLQTFVGEVDNLILFDNEAWRRSGESLESGYSEINTELARRLGILFSAGETDGSNAVAESVVDASEIINTLASGGISTIGYASVELDRPKQGLFSRLAGGPSREADNGESMNRITSLVRRAALGRLTLPCEIAGTERGLVVVAGPPDVLSRRGIERARTWLEEETGTMEIRGGDYPVESNFVAAVTLLSGVYNVPRVKELQAVAIETQRDMLAKRQSSAASLEELVDSGDDGLEPLF, encoded by the coding sequence ATGAAACTCGCACTCATTGGGGTCGGCCAGGCCGGTGGAAAGGTCGTCGACGCCCTCATCGATTACGACCGGCGGACGAAGAGTGACTACATCGTCGATACGATTGCGGTCAACACTGCACGTGCAGACCTGATGGGGTTACGGTTCGTCCCCGAGGCACACCAGGTTCTCGTGGGAACGTCACGGGTGAAAGGCCACGGCGTCGGCGCAGACAACGAACTCGGGGCAGAGGTCACCGCAGAGGACGTTGGTGACATTCTCTCGAAAGTCGACGACCTCCCGGTCCACGAGATAGATGCGTTCCTCATCGTGGCCGGTCTCGGCGGTGGAACCGGGTCCGGTGGCGCACCGGTCATCGCACGAGAGCTCAAGCACATCTACACCGAACCAGTGTACGGCCTCGGTATCCTCCCGGCGCGAAACGAAGGCGGAATCTACACGCTCAACGCGGCGCGGTCTCTCCAGACGTTCGTCGGTGAGGTCGACAACCTCATCTTGTTCGACAACGAGGCGTGGCGTCGGTCTGGTGAGTCGCTCGAATCGGGCTACAGCGAGATTAACACCGAACTCGCCCGACGACTGGGAATCCTCTTCAGCGCCGGCGAGACCGACGGCTCGAACGCCGTCGCCGAGTCGGTCGTCGACGCCTCCGAGATAATCAACACACTCGCATCCGGAGGCATCTCCACGATTGGGTACGCGTCGGTCGAACTCGACAGGCCGAAACAGGGGCTTTTCTCCCGGCTTGCTGGTGGGCCTTCTCGAGAAGCCGACAACGGCGAGTCGATGAACCGTATCACGAGTCTCGTCCGACGCGCCGCCCTCGGACGCCTCACCCTGCCGTGTGAAATCGCCGGAACCGAACGCGGACTCGTCGTCGTCGCTGGCCCACCGGACGTGCTCTCGCGTCGCGGCATCGAACGGGCACGGACGTGGCTCGAAGAAGAGACGGGCACGATGGAGATTCGCGGTGGAGACTACCCTGTCGAGTCGAACTTCGTGGCCGCAGTGACACTCCTCTCGGGCGTCTACAACGTCCCGCGTGTGAAGGAACTCCAGGCAGTCGCTATCGAGACCCAACGAGATATGCTCGCCAAGCGGCAATCGAGTGCGGCGTCGCTCGAAGAACTCGTCGATTCAGGAGACGACGGACTCGAACCGTTGTTCTGA
- the btuC gene encoding vitamin B12 ABC transporter permease BtuC — translation MNVRTRATTWALGLTALLALVVVVSAGIGHVTIPPRTVALILLDAIPVPVGVSLSGAVILPLVGSVPLPSVEFVTPFSTAVPRTAQIIVVSVRLPRILLAALVGFALATAGVVMQGFFRNPMADPSIIGVSSGAAVGAVATIALSLSVPFGLQGAAFGSAIVTAFVVYLLATENGRTPVATLLLAGVAVQTFLGAVISFLLLQSGESLRQVVFWLMGHLSGATWDEVVLLTLVLPLPFAVLLAHTRDLNVLLLGEEDAHALGIEVERTKQLLLVTASIVTAAAVAVSGVIGFVGLVVPHMLRLVVGPDHRLLLPASALAGASFLVLTDTIARSGAAEVPVGVVTAALGAPFFLYLLRTREVRSP, via the coding sequence ATGAACGTTCGAACACGAGCGACCACGTGGGCACTCGGTTTGACTGCCTTGTTGGCGCTCGTCGTGGTCGTCAGCGCCGGTATCGGCCACGTCACGATTCCCCCGCGGACCGTCGCGCTCATCCTCCTCGACGCGATTCCAGTCCCGGTGGGCGTCTCGCTGAGCGGTGCGGTTATCCTCCCGCTCGTCGGGTCAGTCCCACTCCCGTCTGTCGAATTCGTCACGCCGTTTTCGACGGCGGTGCCACGGACTGCACAGATTATCGTCGTCTCCGTGCGTCTGCCTCGTATCCTTCTCGCTGCGCTCGTCGGGTTCGCACTCGCCACTGCGGGCGTCGTCATGCAGGGGTTCTTCCGAAACCCGATGGCCGACCCGTCGATTATCGGCGTCTCGTCGGGGGCGGCCGTCGGTGCCGTCGCCACGATTGCACTGTCGCTTTCGGTCCCATTCGGTCTCCAAGGGGCCGCCTTCGGGTCGGCAATCGTCACTGCGTTCGTCGTCTACCTGCTCGCGACCGAAAACGGTCGCACGCCCGTTGCGACGCTCCTCCTCGCGGGCGTCGCGGTCCAGACGTTCCTCGGTGCGGTCATTTCGTTTCTCCTCCTCCAGAGCGGCGAGAGTCTCAGACAGGTCGTCTTCTGGTTGATGGGTCACCTCTCGGGTGCGACGTGGGACGAAGTGGTGTTGCTGACGCTCGTCCTCCCGCTTCCGTTCGCTGTCTTGCTCGCCCACACTCGCGACCTGAACGTCCTCCTCCTCGGCGAAGAAGACGCCCACGCGCTCGGTATCGAAGTCGAGCGAACGAAACAACTCCTCCTCGTCACGGCGAGTATCGTCACTGCGGCGGCAGTGGCCGTCTCCGGCGTCATCGGATTCGTCGGCCTCGTCGTCCCCCACATGCTCCGCCTCGTCGTGGGGCCGGACCACCGACTCCTCCTGCCGGCGTCGGCACTGGCGGGGGCGTCGTTCCTCGTGCTCACCGACACCATCGCCCGGTCTGGCGCGGCAGAGGTTCCTGTTGGTGTCGTGACTGCGGCGCTCGGCGCGCCCTTCTTCCTGTACCTCCTCCGTACTCGGGAGGTGCGCTCGCCATGA
- a CDS encoding NAD(P)/FAD-dependent oxidoreductase: MTEDADSFVEHRKLIIAGSGISGLSAAIYAARSNNEPLVLEGDEPGGQLTLTTEVDNYPGFPEGISGPELINNMKQQAERFGTEIRHGIIVDVDASERPFTVTLKNGDVYTADAIISASGASARTLGIPGEENLMGYGLSTCATCDGAFFRDEKIMVIGGGDAAVEEANFLTKFASKVYLVHRREEFRAEDYWIDRLMEKVDEDEIELMLNTEATELHGSPEAGVEHVTLVRNPEGHPTDKLDDPETEEFDFDVGAVFYAIGHTPNADYLEGTAVQRDEDGYIVAKGGSGANQTATDEPGIFAAGDVVDYHYQQAATAGGMGVKAALDADDYLEELEREEKKAATPAE, encoded by the coding sequence ATGACAGAAGACGCCGATTCCTTCGTCGAACACAGGAAGCTCATCATCGCCGGTTCGGGCATCTCCGGTCTCTCTGCGGCAATCTACGCGGCCCGTTCCAACAACGAACCACTCGTCCTCGAAGGCGACGAGCCGGGTGGGCAACTCACCCTCACCACGGAAGTCGACAACTATCCGGGCTTCCCCGAGGGCATCTCCGGGCCAGAGCTCATCAACAACATGAAACAGCAGGCCGAGCGCTTCGGCACCGAGATTCGCCACGGCATCATCGTGGACGTAGACGCCTCCGAGCGACCCTTCACGGTCACGCTGAAGAACGGCGACGTCTACACCGCCGACGCCATCATCTCCGCCTCCGGTGCCTCTGCTCGCACGCTCGGCATCCCCGGCGAAGAGAACCTCATGGGCTACGGTCTCTCGACGTGTGCGACCTGTGACGGCGCGTTCTTCCGCGACGAGAAGATTATGGTCATCGGTGGCGGTGACGCCGCCGTCGAGGAGGCTAACTTCCTCACGAAGTTCGCGTCGAAGGTCTACCTCGTCCACCGCCGCGAAGAGTTCCGCGCCGAGGACTACTGGATCGACCGCCTGATGGAGAAGGTTGACGAGGACGAAATCGAGCTCATGCTCAACACCGAGGCGACGGAACTCCACGGGTCGCCCGAAGCAGGCGTCGAACACGTCACACTCGTCCGCAACCCCGAGGGCCACCCGACGGACAAACTCGACGACCCCGAAACGGAAGAGTTCGACTTCGACGTTGGCGCGGTGTTCTACGCCATCGGCCACACGCCGAACGCCGACTACCTCGAAGGTACGGCCGTCCAGCGTGACGAAGACGGCTACATCGTCGCGAAGGGTGGGTCCGGCGCCAATCAGACGGCGACTGACGAACCCGGCATCTTCGCCGCGGGCGACGTCGTCGACTACCACTACCAGCAGGCCGCCACCGCCGGCGGCATGGGCGTGAAAGCAGCACTCGACGCCGATGACTACCTCGAAGAACTCGAACGCGAAGAGAAGAAGGCCGCAACGCCGGCAGAGTAA
- a CDS encoding cation:proton antiporter — protein MAVESGGLLTFLAGLTLVLAAAHTLGTVADRLGFAPVVGELLTGLVLGPSVLGFVAPNVTAIVVPVPDQLAALASLGLVLLLVMAGTEVDVQTVRRYIQPTIALATGASVVPFLLGFVLGWSLPVRYLVTPEQRLPFALFLATALSISAVPVAVRVLVDLDAMDRTVGQLTLTVAVVIDAAGWVALTVVSDIARAGQTNPLAVGRTLGVLAVFVIVVAVLGPRIVETLFGITSYVRSPALTGFSIVVVVGLGTAVASLALGLEAVLGAFLAGVLVRNPLDNETERVFQMVTLGLFAPIFFATAGLRVDLSGLFTLDTLLVFGITLVVAVLGKALGVVLGATLTDLTREETICLAIGLNARGAMELVVAAFGLAIGVLTPTVYAVIVLVAIVTSVITPPLLRRALSHLPDDRVSGTA, from the coding sequence ATGGCCGTCGAGTCGGGTGGGTTACTCACGTTTCTCGCCGGACTGACCCTCGTCTTGGCCGCTGCACATACGCTTGGGACGGTCGCCGACAGACTGGGGTTCGCACCGGTTGTCGGTGAACTCCTCACCGGATTGGTTTTGGGTCCGTCGGTACTCGGGTTCGTCGCCCCGAACGTCACGGCTATCGTCGTCCCGGTCCCCGACCAGTTGGCAGCCCTCGCGTCGCTCGGACTCGTCCTCCTTCTCGTCATGGCTGGAACTGAAGTCGACGTTCAGACGGTCCGTCGCTACATCCAACCGACGATAGCCCTCGCTACCGGGGCCTCGGTCGTGCCGTTTCTTCTGGGGTTCGTCCTGGGATGGTCGCTCCCCGTACGATACCTCGTCACGCCCGAACAGCGACTCCCATTTGCGCTGTTCCTTGCAACAGCCCTGAGCATCTCGGCGGTTCCAGTCGCCGTTCGTGTGCTGGTCGACCTCGACGCGATGGACCGAACGGTGGGACAACTCACTCTCACTGTCGCCGTCGTCATCGATGCGGCGGGGTGGGTCGCGCTCACAGTCGTGTCCGACATCGCAAGAGCGGGCCAGACGAATCCGTTAGCAGTTGGTCGAACGCTCGGTGTCCTCGCCGTGTTCGTTATCGTCGTCGCCGTGCTCGGCCCGCGAATCGTCGAGACACTCTTCGGTATCACCTCCTACGTTCGGTCGCCCGCGTTAACCGGATTTTCAATCGTCGTCGTCGTCGGGCTTGGGACGGCGGTTGCCTCGCTCGCACTCGGACTGGAGGCTGTTCTCGGCGCGTTCCTGGCAGGTGTCTTGGTCAGGAATCCACTCGATAACGAGACAGAACGGGTGTTTCAGATGGTGACCCTCGGGCTGTTCGCGCCCATCTTTTTTGCGACGGCCGGATTACGGGTCGATCTGAGTGGACTGTTCACGCTGGATACGCTGTTGGTGTTCGGGATTACACTCGTCGTTGCCGTGCTTGGGAAGGCCCTCGGGGTGGTGCTCGGCGCGACGTTGACGGACCTCACACGAGAAGAGACCATCTGCCTCGCCATCGGTCTCAACGCTCGCGGGGCGATGGAACTCGTCGTGGCGGCGTTTGGGTTGGCGATAGGGGTTCTCACGCCCACGGTCTATGCCGTCATCGTGCTCGTCGCCATCGTCACCTCTGTAATAACGCCGCCACTGCTCCGTCGTGCCCTCTCACACCTTCCGGACGATAGGGTATCCGGGACGGCGTGA
- a CDS encoding winged helix-turn-helix domain-containing protein, with product MQTGLRRNPLGPTRTEAHAEQVLDALSDRACRRILTTVQGRSEPMTAQELSVACDIPLSTTYRKLERLSDARLLEETLQLRMNGTHTHQYRSDVESVTVSLDEETGLEVDIPGGH from the coding sequence ATGCAGACCGGCCTCAGACGCAATCCACTCGGACCGACTCGTACCGAGGCGCACGCCGAACAGGTCCTCGACGCGCTCTCGGACCGGGCCTGCCGTCGGATACTCACCACCGTCCAAGGGAGGAGTGAGCCGATGACTGCGCAAGAACTCTCCGTAGCGTGTGACATCCCCCTGTCGACGACCTACCGGAAACTCGAACGTCTCTCAGACGCTCGACTCCTCGAAGAGACACTCCAGTTACGCATGAACGGAACGCACACCCATCAGTACCGGTCGGATGTGGAGTCGGTCACCGTCTCGTTGGACGAAGAAACGGGCCTCGAAGTCGACATTCCAGGAGGGCACTAA
- a CDS encoding heme ABC transporter ATP-binding protein, which produces MSEQHPDSSAEPSDPFSAAEPAIKLDEVSVSLGGQTILDGISADIGDGTFVGLIGPNGAGKTTLLRTLNGALAPDSGTVHVAGENIHALSSKAASRLVATVPQTTSVTFDFPVREVVKMGRTPHRGRFDGWSAADEDAVDAAMRRTSVAALADRPVTEISGGERQRVLIARALAQETPTLLLDEPTASLDINHQVRTLELVDDLVGDGTTAVAAIHDLNLAAHYCDVLILLADGRILSAGDPATVLSESNLRDAFDAEAVVSRHPVTGSVYVTALPSSSTSADATGRVHVVGGGGTAARPLHVLSAAGYALSAGALNEGDTDAEAARRVGADLVTVPPYAPVDDAARAAVESRVEDADVTVVADVEVGEGNLANLEAAASADYLVLVEERPFSERNFAGDAGCAVYERLRERGHVVEPAELLSVVGELACESFSD; this is translated from the coding sequence ATGAGTGAACAGCACCCCGATTCGTCCGCAGAGCCATCGGACCCGTTCTCCGCCGCTGAACCGGCGATCAAGCTCGACGAAGTCTCAGTCTCCCTCGGTGGACAGACTATCCTCGACGGAATTTCGGCAGACATCGGCGACGGCACGTTCGTCGGTCTCATCGGCCCGAACGGCGCAGGGAAGACGACGCTTCTCCGGACGCTCAACGGGGCGCTCGCACCTGACTCGGGAACCGTACACGTCGCGGGCGAGAACATCCACGCGCTGTCTTCGAAAGCAGCGAGTCGACTCGTGGCGACGGTGCCGCAGACGACGAGCGTCACCTTCGACTTCCCCGTTCGTGAAGTCGTGAAGATGGGACGGACGCCACACCGTGGCCGATTCGACGGGTGGTCGGCGGCGGACGAGGACGCTGTCGACGCGGCGATGCGCCGAACGTCGGTCGCGGCCCTCGCAGACCGACCGGTCACGGAGATAAGCGGTGGAGAACGACAGCGAGTCCTCATCGCCCGGGCGCTGGCACAGGAGACACCGACGCTCCTCCTCGACGAACCAACCGCCAGTCTCGACATCAATCATCAGGTCCGGACGCTCGAACTCGTCGACGACCTCGTCGGCGACGGGACGACTGCAGTCGCCGCGATTCACGACCTGAACCTCGCCGCCCACTACTGCGACGTGCTGATTCTCTTGGCAGACGGTCGAATCCTCTCGGCCGGAGACCCGGCGACGGTTCTCTCCGAATCGAACCTCAGAGACGCCTTCGACGCCGAAGCGGTGGTCTCGCGGCATCCCGTCACCGGGTCTGTCTACGTAACCGCACTTCCGTCTTCGTCCACCTCGGCCGACGCGACTGGGCGTGTCCACGTCGTGGGAGGCGGTGGGACCGCCGCGAGACCACTTCACGTTCTCTCGGCGGCGGGATACGCGCTCTCTGCCGGTGCGCTCAACGAGGGCGACACTGACGCCGAAGCCGCACGGCGAGTCGGCGCTGACCTCGTGACGGTACCACCGTATGCACCAGTCGACGACGCTGCACGGGCGGCCGTCGAATCGCGTGTCGAGGACGCAGACGTGACCGTCGTGGCCGACGTCGAAGTCGGTGAGGGGAACCTCGCGAACCTCGAAGCGGCGGCGTCCGCAGACTATCTGGTCCTCGTCGAAGAGCGCCCCTTTTCGGAGCGGAACTTCGCCGGTGACGCCGGGTGTGCCGTCTACGAACGCCTCCGCGAACGTGGACACGTCGTCGAACCCGCCGAGTTACTGTCTGTCGTCGGTGAGTTGGCGTGCGAATCGTTCAGTGACTAA
- a CDS encoding RNA ligase partner protein, with protein MAEYPLKQRFVLDTSLFLSEEIRGEDETFEEAVERLLDTIAAARLDLNISCYMPPSIASELEHILRERGVSEELLGKLDTWVIKKHPDRYEVYIPAEIVYRFIDEMSDRVNRGLRVSEKAVRKAEETRLKSDGASKMSDVDKVISDLREDYRGALRQGVLDSREDFDLLILARELNAGVVTEDTGIISWAADFGLRNLRGRAFPTLLEEYLMALDEPHPQRRGEW; from the coding sequence ATGGCCGAGTACCCGCTGAAACAACGGTTCGTGCTCGATACCTCCCTTTTTCTCTCGGAGGAGATTCGCGGCGAAGACGAGACGTTCGAAGAGGCAGTCGAGCGACTGCTCGACACGATTGCCGCCGCTCGTCTCGATTTGAACATCTCGTGTTACATGCCGCCGTCCATCGCTTCGGAACTGGAGCACATCCTTCGGGAACGCGGTGTCTCAGAGGAACTCCTCGGCAAACTCGACACGTGGGTCATCAAGAAACACCCCGACCGCTACGAGGTGTACATCCCCGCCGAAATCGTCTATCGATTCATCGACGAGATGTCTGACCGGGTCAACAGAGGCCTTCGCGTCTCCGAAAAAGCGGTTCGAAAGGCAGAAGAAACCAGACTCAAGTCGGACGGCGCGTCGAAGATGTCCGACGTGGACAAAGTCATCTCCGACCTCCGAGAGGATTACCGAGGGGCACTCAGACAGGGCGTCCTCGACTCCCGCGAGGACTTCGACTTACTCATCCTCGCACGAGAACTGAACGCTGGCGTCGTCACCGAGGACACGGGAATCATCAGTTGGGCCGCGGACTTCGGCCTCCGGAACCTCCGCGGACGTGCCTTTCCGACGCTCCTCGAAGAGTACCTCATGGCGCTCGACGAGCCACACCCACAACGAAGAGGCGAGTGGTAG
- a CDS encoding TIGR04347 family pseudo-SAM/SPASM protein — protein MISISKLLCGQTAEGDGLRYDDPDASIEQIREEKQKRPVVVWNTTRRCNLYCEHCYAGADLDPAQGELSTDEAKGLIDDLADYNVPVLLFSGGEPLVRDDLVELVDYCTDQGVRAVLSTNGTLITKEKAQALKDAGLSYAGVSVDGLRERNDRFRGKDGAFDAAVRGIKNSLSVGLKTGLRYTITEHNAADMEDVVDMLYDVGVDRFCFYHLDYGGRGGDIADADLDDEAQRRAVNRLFDMTREYHAEGEEIETLLVGNYADSAYVVEYADQELGSDHADEIHEYLRVNGGDPTGERVADVDYRGDVHLTQFWQSYSLGNVRDRPFGDIWDDESNPLLARLREREEHLTGKCATCQYQDVCRGSSRLRALAGSGDLFGPDPQCYLTPEERGETAEPAD, from the coding sequence ATGATTTCCATCAGCAAGTTGTTGTGTGGGCAGACCGCCGAGGGCGACGGCCTCCGATACGACGACCCCGACGCCTCCATCGAGCAGATTCGCGAAGAAAAACAGAAGCGCCCCGTCGTCGTCTGGAACACGACTCGCCGGTGTAACCTCTACTGCGAACACTGCTATGCGGGCGCCGACCTCGACCCCGCACAGGGTGAACTCTCGACAGACGAAGCGAAGGGCCTCATCGACGATTTAGCCGACTACAACGTCCCTGTGCTGCTGTTCTCGGGCGGCGAACCGCTCGTCCGCGACGACCTCGTCGAACTCGTCGATTACTGTACCGACCAGGGCGTTCGGGCGGTCCTCTCGACCAATGGGACGCTCATCACCAAGGAGAAAGCACAGGCGCTCAAAGACGCTGGTCTCTCGTACGCGGGCGTCTCCGTGGATGGACTCCGCGAGCGTAACGACCGATTCAGAGGCAAAGACGGCGCGTTCGACGCCGCCGTCAGGGGCATCAAAAACTCCCTGTCTGTCGGACTCAAGACCGGCCTCCGGTACACCATCACCGAACACAACGCCGCCGACATGGAAGACGTGGTCGACATGCTGTACGACGTGGGCGTCGACCGCTTCTGTTTCTACCACCTCGACTACGGCGGGCGCGGCGGCGACATCGCCGACGCCGACTTGGACGACGAGGCACAGCGCCGCGCCGTCAACCGCCTCTTCGACATGACCCGCGAGTACCACGCCGAGGGCGAAGAGATAGAGACGCTCCTCGTCGGCAACTACGCTGACTCCGCGTACGTGGTCGAGTACGCCGACCAAGAACTCGGCAGCGACCACGCAGACGAGATTCACGAGTACCTTCGCGTCAACGGCGGCGACCCGACCGGCGAACGCGTCGCCGACGTGGACTACCGCGGCGACGTCCACCTCACGCAGTTCTGGCAGAGTTACAGTCTCGGCAACGTCCGTGACCGACCGTTCGGCGACATCTGGGACGACGAGTCGAACCCGCTTCTCGCCCGTCTGCGGGAACGCGAAGAACACCTCACGGGCAAGTGTGCGACGTGCCAGTATCAGGACGTCTGTCGTGGGTCGTCGCGGCTTCGCGCCCTCGCTGGCTCTGGTGACCTGTTTGGTCCAGACCCGCAGTGTTACCTCACGCCCGAAGAGCGCGGTGAGACGGCAGAACCAGCGGACTGA
- a CDS encoding DUF7560 family zinc ribbon protein encodes MREFDVTCSECGQEYTVNEPMLQTLRETGCVMCTAPIPDSQMTA; translated from the coding sequence ATGCGCGAATTCGACGTAACCTGCTCGGAGTGCGGGCAGGAGTACACGGTCAACGAACCGATGTTGCAGACGCTTCGGGAGACCGGTTGCGTCATGTGCACGGCACCGATACCCGACAGTCAGATGACTGCGTAA